A window of the Hevea brasiliensis isolate MT/VB/25A 57/8 chromosome 6, ASM3005281v1, whole genome shotgun sequence genome harbors these coding sequences:
- the LOC110663138 gene encoding receptor protein kinase CLAVATA1-like: MRISLQLLLVLLVFAISSAYTSDLEVLLKLKSSMTSTWDSGLKDWDPSGESTSPHCFFSGVACDEDKRVVSLNMSFHNLSGSVPPEIGLLNKVENLILAANNLTGRIPAEMANLTSLKILNISNNMFMGNFPGEITLGMTQLEVLDIYNNNFSGLLPTGLVNLKNLKHLHLGGNFFFGRIPESYSKIQSLEYFACGGNELSGKIPASLAYLKRLKYMYLGYFNSYEGGIPPEFGSLTSLEVLDIASCNLSGEIPASLGHLKHLRRLYLQMNSLLGAIPHELSGLASLEHLDLSVNQLSGEIPGSFSKLENVTLIHLFKNNLSGPIPQFIGDLPNLQVLHIWGNNFTSELPANLGRNEKVTHLDASSNCLTGSIPQDLCKGGKLSEFILMNNFFSGPIPEELGYCKSLTKIRLMNNTLNGTIPAGIFNMPALTIIELTNNNFSGELPSNMSGNALERLDLSRNGITGRIPPAFDNFLNLKNLLLDGNRFYGKISEEIFRLKFLSGINLSTNNLSGAIPTSISSCTSLTSIDFSRNSLDGEIPSGIASLKNLGMLDVSQNHFSGQVPSEIQYMSSLVELDVSNNNLSGKIPASGQLLAFDDSSFSGNPNLCPPHNMSCQSLVNSAQASSSHGYKCWHSIRKLLVSIITLCLLSIY, from the coding sequence ATGAGAATTTCGCTGCAGCTTCTTCTGGTTCTTCTTGTATTTGCAATCAGCTCTGCTTACACTAGCGATCTTGAAGTTCTGCTCAAGCTGAAATCCTCCATGACAAGTACATGGGACTCCGGGCTTAAGGACTGGGATCCTTCAGGGGAATCAACCTCTCCTCATTGCTTTTTCTCTGGAGTTGCATGCGATGAGGATAAGAGAGTGGTGTCTCTCAATATGTCTTTTCACAATCTCTCTGGTTCAGTTCCACCTGAGATTGGGCTCTTGAACAAGGTAGAGAATCTCATATTGGCCGCTAATAATCTCACCGGAAGAATTCCTGCGGAGATGGCCAATCTCACGTCTCTAAAGATTCTCAACATTTCTAATAATATGTTTATGGGCAACTTCCCTGGAGAGATAACTCTCGGCATGACTCAACTTGAGGTCCTTGACATCTACAACAACAACTTCTCAGGTCTACTGCCAACTGGCCTCGTGAACCTCAAGAATCTCAAGCATCTTCATCTGGGTGGGAACTTCTTTTTTGGGAGAATACCTGAATCCTACTCCAAGATTCAGAGCTTGGAGTATTTTGCTTGCGGTGGTAATGAACTCTCTGGCAAGATTCCAGCAAGCTTGGCATATTTGAAGCGCCTGAAATATATGTACCTTGGCTATTTCAACTCTTATGAAGGAGGTATTCCACCTGAGTTTGGATCATTGACTTCCCTTGAAGTTCTTGATATAGCAAGCTGTAACCTCTCTGGTGAAATTCCCGCGAGTTTAGGCCACTTAAAGCATTTACGGCGGCTGTATCTCCAAATGAATTCCCTTTTGGGGGCTATCCCACATGAGCTTTCTGGTCTAGCTAGCTTGGAGCATCTTGATCTCTCAGTGAACCAACTCAGCGGAGAGATACCGGGGAGCTTCTCCAAGTTAGAGAATGTCACGTTAATCCATTTGTTCAAAAACAATCTGTCTGGTCCAATACCTCAGTTCATTGGCGATCTGCCAAATCTCCAGGTGCTTCATATATGGGGAAACAACTTCACATCTGAGCTCCCTGCGAATCTCGGCAGAAATGAGAAGGTTACACATCTCGATGCTTCTTCCAATTGCCTCACAGGATCGATTCCTCAGGATTTGTGCAAAGGAGGGAAGCTTTCTGAATTTATTCTCATGAATAATTTCTTCTCTGGACCAATTCCTGAGGAGCTAGGTTACTGCAAGTCCTTGACCAAAATCCGGTTAATGAATAACACACTCAACGGAACAATCCCTGCTGGAATCTTCAACATGCCTGCATTAACCATTATCGAGTTGACTAATAACAATTTCTCCGGTGAGCTTCCATCAAATATGTCCGGCAATGCACTTGAACGACTAGATCTGTCTAGAAATGGAATTACAGGAAGAATCCCTCCAGCCTTTGATAACTTTCTGAACTTGAAGAACTTACTGCTTGACGGGAACAGATTTTATGGTAAAATTTCTGAAGAAATATTTCGTCTCAAGTTCCTTTCAGGAATCAATCTTAGCACCAACAATCTCAGTGGTGCAATtccaacttccatttcaagttgTACTTCTCTAACATCTATTGATTTTAGTCGAAACAGCCTCGATGGGGAGATTCCTAGCGGGATTGCTTCGCTGAAGAATCTCGGAATGCTCGATGTTTCTCAAAATCACTTTAGTGGCCAAGTACCAAGTGAAATTCAATACATGTCAAGCCTGGTAGAGCTTGATGTCTCCAATAATAATCTATCAGGAAAAATTCCAGCCAGTGGGCAGCTTCTAGCATTTGATGACAGTTCATTTTCTGGGAATCCTAATCTCTGTCCTCCCCACAACATGTCTTGCCAGTCTCTAGTAAACTCAGCTCAAGCTTCCAGCAGTCATGGCTACAAGTGCTGGCATAGCATTCGAAAGCTTCTAGTCAGCATAATTACACTATGTCTCCTGTCCATATATTGA
- the LOC110663141 gene encoding DNA polymerase II subunit B4, whose product MESEKVEKVVPEVEELPKAIVRRVVKDKLSHCSTDGDLNVHKDALLAFSESARIFIHYLSATANDICKESKRQTINANDVLKALEEIEFPEFVGPLKASLDEFKQKNVGKKAGASETGKKAAASDMGKKAGASETGKNTGESETKEVKKKRKVEEPSKKIGGKSKQKKED is encoded by the exons atggagtCGGAGAAAGTGGAAAAAGTGGTACCGGAGGTGGAGGAGCTGCCTAAGGCTATTGTGCGTAGGGTGGTCAAGGATAAGCTCTCCCATTGCTCCACGGACGGCGACCTTAACGTCCACAAAGATGCTCTCCTTGCTTTCTCCGAAAGCGCAAGAATCTTCATTCATTATCTTTCGGCTAC GGCTAATGATATATGTAAGGAATCAAAGAGGCAAACTATCAATGCAAATGATGTGTTAAAGGCGCTTGAAGAAATTGAATTTCCTGAGTTTGTTGGCCCTCTCAAAGCCTCCCTTGATG AGTTTAAGCAGAAAAATGTTGGAAAAAAGGCAGGAGCATCAGAGACAGGAAAGAAGGCGGCAGCATCAGACATGGGAAAGAAGGCAGGAGCATCAGAGACGGGAAAAAATACAGGAGAATCGGAGACCAAAGAagtaaaaaagaagaggaaagtagAAGAGCCTTCAAAGAAAATTGGAGGTAAAAGCAAACAGAAAAAAGAGGACTGA
- the LOC110663139 gene encoding glucan endo-1,3-beta-glucosidase 14, which yields MANCFVLFRLLFLLLSLSVVQIHSLGVGINYGQIANNLPSPSRVSLLLQSLNITRVKLYDADPNVLLAFSNSNVDFIIGLGNEYLQNMTDPIKAQNWVQQHLQPHLPQTKITCITVGNEVFISNDTQLMSYLLPAMQTVYHALVNLGLDKQVTVTSAHSLNILANSYPPSSGSFRPDLAEFIQPLLNFHSQINSPFLINAYPYFAYKYNPSQVPLDYVLFQPNQGLTDPNTNLNYDNMLYAQIDAVYSAIKAMGHTDIEVRISETGWPSKGDTDEAGATPENAGLYNGNLLQRIQEKQGTPAKPSVPIDVYVFALFNEDLKPGPTSERNYGLFYPDGTPVYNIGLQGYLPELTYSSASTKNVLSVFSAVIYVMINLICA from the exons ATGGCCAACTGCTTTGTCCTTTTTAGACTGCTTTTCTtgcttctctctctctcag TTGTTCAAATACACAGCCTTGGCGTTGGGATCAACTATGGCCAGATTGCTAACAATCTTCCATCTCCATCTCGAGTTTCGCTTCTCCTTCAATCCTTGAACATTACAAGGGTAAAACTCTATGATGCTGATCCAAATGTCCTACTTGCCTTCTCCAATTCAAATGTTGATTTCATTATTGGACTTGGAAATGAGTACCTTCAGAACATGACAGACCCCATCAAAGCTCAAAATTGGGTTCAACAGCACCTTCAACCCCACCTCCCTCAGACCAAAATCACTTGCATTACTGTAGGAAATGAGGTCTTCATTAGCAATGATACTCAGTTAATGTCTTATCTACTCCCAGCAATGCAAACAGTATATCATGCTCTTGTTAATCTTGGACTAGATAAGCAAGTGACCGTCACAAGCGCGCATTCCCTCAACATCTTGGCCAACTCCTACCCTCCTTCTTCTGGGAGTTTTAGACCAGATCTTGCTGAATTTATTCAACCCCTTTTGAATTTTCATTCTCAAATTAATTCTCCTTTCCTTATCAATGCATATCCTTATTTTGCATACAAGTATAACCCGAGTCAGGTGCCTTTAGATTATGTCCTTTTCCAGCCTAACCAAGGGTTGACAGATCCAAATACGAATTTGAATTATGATAATATGTTGTATGCTCAAATTGATGCTGTGTATTCGGCAATTAAAGCAATGGGGCATACAGATATTGAAGTAAGGATTTCGGAGACAGGTTGGCCATCTAAAGGGGATACAGATGAAGCAGGAGCTACACCTGAAAATGCAGGCCTATATAATGGTAATCTATTGCAGAGAATACAGGAGAAGCAAGGTACACCTGCAAAACCATCAGTTCCGATTGATGTATACGTTTTCGCACTTTTCAATGAGGACTTAAAGCCTGGTCCGACATCAGAAAGGAACTATGGGCTATTCTACCCTGATGGTACCCCAGTTTATAACATTGGATTACAGGGTTATCTTCCAGAGTTAACTTATTCTTCAGCATCCACGAAAAAT GTTTTATCTGTATTCAGTGCAGTGATCTATGTTATGATAAACTTAATCTGTGCTTAG